The following DNA comes from Musa acuminata AAA Group cultivar baxijiao chromosome BXJ1-4, Cavendish_Baxijiao_AAA, whole genome shotgun sequence.
AGCATCATCCTTCTTTTTCTCAGTTTTAGTCATAGTTATTAgaaccaaataaaaaaaataaaaaattggacCACTAATCAGTCTAGTCCACTTGTTGCATTAGTTTTTGTTAGAGAATAAATGCACTTCActtgaatatttttatttatctaaaTGGTATCTACAACCATTTAAATTAGAGTTAATAAGGGAAGAAAGAGCTTCTTTTCATCTTATCCTTTCCTTCTGTAGTTCTCTCCCGTGTCCTTTGTTCGTCTCCTCTCTTCGTCCAGCCTTGCGTTCTTTTAGCTTTTGTTCGTGTCTAATCCGATTGGTTACGGTCTTAAATATACATCCAGTGATCCCATGACTTGTATAACGAATCCAATCCCATCCTAATATCGGGTGTGGATCTGTGCAGTTTCGGATCTCCAGTGGAACCCGTTCTCATTTCCCCTGCCGACAAGACCTCTCTCTTTTTGTCTCTTTTCTCGAAGAGGCGTCGATAAGACCAACTATTAACACACAGTATGAAGCTTTTAGGGTAAAGATGGAACTTAGCTGATCTGACGGTCACAGTTTCGCGACCGTTCCGTCTTGGCGGTTAGATCTACTTTCTTCGATTCGCCTCGGAGGCCCCGCTCCAAATCACGGTACGCTTAACACGCCGAAAGCGACGCCTCGACGAGCATCGGTGAGACGGGGAGCGGATTTCGTTTCTTCTCTCTCTTAGCGTGAGGGTTAAGGTTCCCTCGGTGATCTCTGGGTTGGCTTCCACCGCTTCGATGGAGCAGGCGAACGACCGATCGAGGGGAACGGTGAAGTGGTTCAACAACACCAAGGGGTTCGGTTTCATCTCGCCGGACGACGGCGGGGAGGACCTCTTCGTCCACCAGTCCTCCATCAAGGCTGAAGGATACCGTACCCTGACTGAGGGGGAGATCGTCGAGTTCATGGTCACCGAGGGCGACGACGGCCGCATCAAGGCCGTCGACGTCACCGGTCCCGACGGATCCAACGTCCaggggggcggcggcggcggcggcgacggtcgGAGAGAAGGGTTTGGAGGTGGCCGTGGCGGCGGATCCTGGGGAGGGGGGTACGGTGGTGGGAGGGGAAGGGGCGGCGGAAGCTATGGTGGTGGCGGAGCTTGTTATAATTGCGGTGAGACTGGGCATTTTGCCAAAGATTGTCACCAGGGTAGTGGCGGTGGCGGTGCtgcttgctataattgtggtgagatggGACATCTTGCCAGAGATTGCTCCCAGGGAGGAGGCAGTGGCGGCAGAAGGTACGGTGGGGGAGGCGGTGGGACTGACCGGTCTTGTTACAATTGTGGTGAGATGGGGCATATTGCTAGGGAATGCCCTGGCAAGGTCTGAGGCTGCATCGCTTCCAGGCTTTGCTTCATTTCTTTTTGCTCACCCAACATGATAGTCTGTTATCCTTTTTTGTGCTGGGTTTCAtgctttttcttctccttctttattTATGTGGAATGGATATGGATATGCTTGTTAACTTTGTTCAGCTGGTTTTGATGGATTATGGCTTACCTTGAAACAAAGATTGGACAATGTTTATACATATGTGCTTTTATATAATTTGTTTTGCTACATTGTTCATTATGGTTGTTATCTTGTTGTGTTAGTATTACTGTTATTTTATGCAATGCAATTAATCTGTGATTTGAGATTGGGACTGCAAGTAATCTGTGGTTTTGATCTCTGAATAATGCAAGTTATGCAGATCCTTTTTGACAGAAGAGTTTCTGCATAGTGTGGTAGGAGACTTAACCAAGAGAATTCATGCCTGGATACATGGGATAGGATATGTCCTGAAGTGATGCTTTGTGCTTTTGAGATGGTTTTTGTTGTGGTGATTCTCTGAGAAACTTGTTGCTTATTGTGGTTGGATCTTTGTGTCTTATTAGCTTTCTTTAGTTGTTGGTATCTTATGAGTATTATGAACTTGGTTGTGATGTATTGCACATGAGAACTTGATGCCTCTTGATAGTAGCGGTATATATAACATAAACTCACATGCTTTTGTTTTCCTTGTCTTGGTATTTATTTGATGTGATCTGGAACAACTATTTAATACACTGAATACTGCAATCTGCACTTGAAATGAAGGCTTCTATGGACAGAATAGTTATTGTTTGGCATTATACTTGCATATGATGAATTTAGGCTGTCAGGTTTTATTAAACAGTGTAACAGCTATGACTCTGCCTTCATGATTGTTACATACAATGGAGGACTCTGTCAACCATCATTTACATCGTAGGTGTccacttttcttttttgttcaagTTACTTTTTTCAGCAAGAAGCATACTTCCGGGGCTGGAACAAAGGGAAAGTATTTAAGTAATAGTGTTGTATTGATTGTTGCATTGTTGAAGATTTCAAAAGATGGTTGTGTTCAATGGCTATCAGGTGAGTTCCATGTTACTCTGCTTCACCAGCATGGCATATTCCATTTCTTCAACTAGTTCTGTTGTCCTTTTTCCTGTGACTATTATTTCAGCATgacattctttttttttgtcagcTTGTTGCTTCAAACCTTTGACAAGTCACATTAAAAGAATTTATATATGCACTTCTGTTAGTTCTATCGAAATATGTTTTATAAGGTTTAGGTTTCTATGATAACCTAGATTCCTGTTACGGCAAGTGGTTAGAATGGAGGATCATATATACACTCTCTGATTTGTTGAGCATAATAGGTAGTAGGTATTTTTTCACAGAAGTCATCTGGGTTGGTATGAACAACTTCAATCCTTTGCCCAAATTACTTTGGTAGGATTCTTTTTTTGGGATATAGAATTTGTTTGGATTCTTATTCTCATATGTTCTTATGATGCTTTTTAAATGTAGATAATTGGGTACTGCAAGAAATTAATTTCAGTGTGATGGAAGTTACATAATCAAGTGTTGCAATATATAGAGCATCATTGTGTTTTAAGGGAGAGAGCAACCATATCTAAATacactgctttttttttttttaacctttagTTTTAATGTTTGTTGCCAGCTGAAAAGGGCAAAAGAAACCTAATAAAATGATACCAGAAGACACGTACTAAAATTTCTGGCTAGACATGATATCTTCTTACTAcatgtttttttattatatacTGTGAATTTAACAGAAATACTTTAGCACATATAGAAGTTTACATAATTCTTTGCTAGAGATTGCTCTGATATTACTTGCTTCGGTTCTTCAGTTCTTGATTCCTTCCTTAACCTCCGCTTCTAGGTGATCATTCTCTTCTATACTTGTATCAGAGTCTTGTGCACAGATTAATATACACACAAGGCATATTCCTTTATATATTGAATTTTTCTGTTTGATTAACATCCTCATCCAAAATGCTAGTGCATTTTTAATGGGCACTCTAAACTCAAATAAATATTAGAGATGAGATTTAGACTCCTAGTGTAGAGAAAGAATGCCAAGAAAAGCAACAATTCTTATAAGTTGGAAAACAAACATCCATCAAGCCAATATGCATGGTGTTATTGTGAAAGAAAAAGCATAAATGATTACTTTGTCATGGAGCAAACGAAGAAGGAACTGTGGTCTGGTTATATCTTGTGGTAATGATGTGTTTGAATGCTCTTGATGCCCTTAATCCTAAGTTGAAGCTGGAAATCTTTTGCATCAAGCATAATGTGATACAAAATTGTGTATTCCGTTCCTAATAAGTCTTTCCATCAATAGGTTCCCCAAAATTTTGTTGTCAGAGCATCAAACATCATTTTTTTACTAATGTTTTGTGTTATATAACGACCCATCCAAATAATTTTCTCCATGTTATTATCTCTTCCAGATCTAAGGTGTGAGGCCACAAGTGAGGTCAGATCTTAGGAATATTTATGTAGTTGGAAGGAGGCTTATTACATCTACTTGGGATCAACTGCACCTTCAACTAAGTATATCTTCAaatttctttttagcatcatttCGTACATTATACTCTGACCAAATTGTTGTTTCACATGGCATATAAACAGCCTGGTGTGCAACAGTGTATCTATCAAGACAAGTTTGTCCTACAAAGATGCTGCGACCAACTTGTTCTATCGGCACACACAAACAATAGTTTGGCGTGCAACAGATAGGATCAAGGTCACTGTCCCACAAAGACATGCACCTACCATGAGGCCACTTGTACCCTAGGCTTATCCAAAACCAAACCAAAGAAATAGTGGATGACGATGTCATTTATATGTCAAAAGCACCTCTATGTATATACAATATGATATGTGTGTCCTCGCTTACATGATACCGCTGTGGAACAAGTTAGTGAACCAACATTAGATATTATTCCAAAGGTTCATCTAATTGGTAGCTCATAAGTGCTATCTTGGCTGACATTTCGTATTACTTTATAGAGTTAGAAAATATCTACAAATGGTTATCTTGATGGTTAATTTGTGGATAGTTTTATCTCTATATAATAATTGTATATGTTTAGATTTATAAAATGATCACAAAACTCAATCAAAATTGGGTTATCAAGCCTATTATAAACCCTTTGCATGTTGTGCAAAATATGAACAAGCAAAATATGAATAAAATCGaatgatattgatatatataaGCATTTCATAGAACATATTATTTATACGTTTTGTTTGTGATTAAGTACCCTTATTATCACCTGCAAGTGTCCCTTGCATCATCaattaggagaaaaaaaagagGGGCAACTATGTGCCCTTGCTATCTACCATGGAGGGTGGTATGGCTAACTCGACGTGGTcaatgatggtggccctcgtaggTTATAGATGATGATAGGTCTAAGGAATGAAggggtaaaataatttttttacatgATTTAAGGTGttgttttagtttttttttttaattgggaTGCTTTACATAAAAATTTGAGGGTAAgggtttttcttgaaaatttatctcatatatatatatatcgcaggTGGGTCCCCCGTCGGCCTCGCTTTTGCCTCCGACCAGAGGCAGGGACATCGGTGGCTACGAGAATTAGCTGGCAGAAAGAAGACGCACTTCGAGCGACCTCCGCACGTGTGTCCCTAGCGTTCAAGTTTAATAGACGAGCCACAGTGTTGTACCCATTAACGCGGTGCCCGAGTTACCTATCCGTCCTTTGATTGGGTGCTGGCAGGGCATTAGTTGGGACCCACCAATTATAAGGCAAGCGGGCGATCACGGGTTTCGGCAGAAAGGCGTTGTTAAAGCAAGCGTGGGGAAGCCTTAAAGCGGCCACATGACGGGCCACGTGGGAAAAGAGCACCGTCGGTTCCAaacctctatttctctctcttcttttgtttCTATTTCGATTTGAGTTTAATCCGTCGTTGGTAAGTCTGTTTCCCTTTTTGCCGTGGAGTCCAAGCGAAGGCGAGGGCAATGGAGTTCTTTCTGGAGCTTCTCGTGACTGCTCTCATATCCGTGCTCCTCGCCTTCATCATCTCCAAgatcgccgccgctgccgccgccgatgACGCCGATCTTCCCGAAGATAAGTCGGAGGTGGTGCCCCTCACCGTGGATGTAGGGCCTCGGCTACAGGAGGCCTCCTACGTCGGTCGTGGGTTCGACTTGGATCCGATCGAGGAGGAAACGGAGGAGTGGGAGGAGAGAAGTGGAGTTGCTCTTGCTGAATATAATCGCCTGGAGTTGGTGGTCGCTGATGCCGAAGAACAGAGATTGGGTCAAGAGGTTAGTGGGTTTGTCCTAGAGAAGGAAATCATAGAGGAGGAATCCACTAAAAAGAAAGAGGACGATGAAGCGGAGATCAGGATGATTGTTGATGGCTTAGTCAAGCAAGAAGAAAGATTCGACAAGGATGAAGCCAATGTAGGAGGAGCAGTGGAGAAAGTTGTGGAATTGGGTGGGGAATACGCAGCAGAAGTGGAAGATGTGAAGGTTTTGAATGAGGAGAAGGGAACATCATTTCTTGATGGGGAGGATGATTGGGAGGGGATAGAAAGGAGCGAGCTTGAGAAGTTATTCGGAGAAGCGACTGAGTTTGTTCATATCAAGAAAGGAGGGGATGCAGTGTTGAAACTGAATAATGAGGCGCAGATGCAGTTGTATGGGCTGCAAAAAATTGCCACTGAGGGGCCATGCAATGCGCAGCAACCCATGGCCCTGAGAGTTTCTGCTCGCTCCAAATGGTACCATGGGCTGGACTCTTCTGTTTCTTCTTATTAATTCCTTCACATATTGGCATGATATATATAAGTTATTGATTTATCTATGGAGCATCCCGAAGATCTGTCACATTTTCATGCCTTGATACTGGTGCATGCTATGGTAACACTTTGGCGAGTAAGAAATAAATGGCTATTTATAACCTAACCTGTATCAATTGGGACATTGTGGGCCTAGTTGCTTGGTCTATTACTCAGCATGTCAATAAGTTGCGAAAATTCAAAACTAGATGAGGTTATGAAGTGCTAAGTGGTAATCCACCACAGATTTTACATCAACGAAAACTTGTCAAGTGATCATGGCTTTAGAGGCACAGGAGTTAGCTCCCACTAGGGTGAGCAGCGCCCAACCATTTAGCCAATTTTGTGCAAGTGGCTTTACAAATTCTTCCTAGGATTTTGTAGCAACAGTTACACATGAGAACTACAAGATGATGCAGTTTACAGTttggatataacttgatttctagTCAACAGATGTTTGTATCTGATGGAGGACACTGTCCTATACTGTGCTAGGCATGCTTGGCAGAGGCTGGGGAACATGAATCCGGAGGTTGCTATGGAACAGTATGTATGTCTTCTTACTGAAAATATCCCTGGATGGATGGCAGAAAGACACAATGTAAGTTAATGAAAACCTAATCTTTTAATGGACTTGTGGGTTGAGCTAATGCACTCTGGTTCATGAAATACTTGTAGGAGGAAACCAAAGGTTGTGATGGTAACAGTCCTCTGGCAGCGGAGGCATCTGGAACAGGCCAGCATGATTCAAAGGCATATGTTCACCATAAATCCGAAACTGAAAGGTAAGACCCATGATCATTTTTAGTTAGTTGAGTTGAAAATATTTTACAATTTTATGATCTTGCACCACCTCTTCCGTTGAATAAAAGTCATGACATACAGGTTACCAACAGACTCTTCTTCCATTCGAGGTGCCACTCACAATGTAGATACTGGCCCCTAACTTTTCAAACAAGGTACATACAGTAGACTTTTAATCTTTAGCTGTTGACCTTGCTTATTAGACGTTTCGATATAGCCTGAGTGATAGTTAAATACTCCTTTAGGAACACTTTGGAGATCTGAAAGTTGCCATGGAGCAACTCTTCTTATATTGCTGGAACCTTTTCAGCGTATTATGCTTCATCTAGACCCATATTTAACCAAAAATTACTTCATGCCTCGCATAGGTATGAATTCCATGAAGTATTTAATTTGTCAAAAACATTATAAAGACATACCTTCAttttaggaatgaaatggaaaaGTTGGATGTCTGATCTGCTTTCATGCCAAGTTACCCATGCTCGGGATATACCATCACAACTGATCAATATCCTTTTGCATGGACATGGGTACATGCCTTTACTAATGTCCTCTCGGAAGTCATGTTTGTATTGTCTAGTGTCATGCAGTAAGTGCTTGATAAGTTGTCATGTAGTAACCATATTAACCAAGTATTGTTCTTTTTGGACATCAAAGTTTACTAGATGAATTATGAATTTATTATATAAGCATGACATGATATTTATCCTTAGAACTTATAGACTGCAGCAATGATTtcaacaattcaaagaaaagaaaatgcttgTTTTCTTCCAAAAAGATGGATCCAAATTTAAAATGTTGTGGGCAACAATTATTTTCTGATAAAAAAGCCATCACCAAAAATCATCAACAAATTGtcctatcttttctttttttgtgaattCTATTACTTCCACCTGAAGATTGGATAAACTCTCATCCATCGAGAAATAAGTTGTGTGGGTATCAGTTATATTTTTTTCCCATCTTAACTATGTTAGCATGTCTCATACAGGACTAGCGAAAATAGTCCTTCTCAATCTCCTCTCGCCCAGAGTGACATTCTGAAGTTATATCACTAGTAAGCTGGCTAACACTGCCTTTAAATATCAAATTGCTGTGGAAAGTTGATTCTGAGTACATTTGCTAATCATCCGATGATATATCATTTGCCTAATTGATAATTAATCTCTCGTTAGTTCTTGTGTGGCATCCCAGATTCCATACCCTGTATATATCGACAGCAAAGGTGTATTAATGGGACTTGTATCAAGCATGCTGAGGCTGCTCTCCCTTCTTCGACTCGATCGAGAAACAAGATTGGGCATGATTCCAGTTTGTCTAGGAGCTATGTGACTGATAGCGGTCAGGTAATAAGCCATTGTAATGAGGtggttatagtggtttagtcatctGTCAGTCTTAATGAAAGCAATGTAGTGAAAACGGTAGTTAATGGCAAACGATTCTTGTTAAGTTTGTCCAAACGCAGTACCACACAGCTACTGCTTGATACCCTTATTTCCACCTCTCTTTGTTTGGGTCACGGAGGGGCATCAACCTGCAGTGGTAAAATGCAAGTAGGCCGCAGAGAGGAGAGATGAGGGGTAAATTTAATCACCTTGAAGTACATAGTTGATTCGAATTTCAAACTATGTATATTTTGTTATTCCTTTGCTAATTTTGAAAGAGGTTTTGACATCCTTTGTTAGTTAGTTATCTTGGTCATAGTTCGTTTTATCGGTCCGTATCGATATACCGATCAACTATTGATATAGTATGTTTTGAGTTATACCGAATCGTATCGAATGTAGCGATACATGATACATGGGAGCGTATTGATATGTCGATTGTATAATCGATTTCTCATTTGATCAGTACGTATTGAGCGATACGTTATAGTATGATGAATCTcaatttgagtttttttattttgatttttttttattttaagataatttATTTTAGCACTTTATGAGGGTGTTATATGTTTTGTAGTACATAGAAAACTAATTAAGTCATGATGATATTAATCTAACTTATTGGTCTAAGTATGATTCGCCTATCAAAACGGAACCGAGAGGTGAATTCATTTTTTATTCAACCCTTAAGAACTGGAATCAAACTagttgaaaaataataataaatccatTATGAATCTTCCTATCGCTCAAATCCTTCGATCGTAGTCATCATCATGATCGCTCATTCATTGTGATTGTTGTTTCTCTTCTTTGTCGGTCGTCGAGCTCTTGCATCTCTCCTGCTCATGCCTCCTCGAGCATAGACCTTCATGTAGGAGTTTTATTACATCCTCATTGTCGATCATTACCTCCTCGCTCTTGATTTCCTCTTCGTCCACTTTGCTAGTATTTTCGAGGAGCCCAACTATAGCTCGTGGGAGTGCTCACCCGAGGAGGAGGCACTCAGAGTAAGTGACCCTCCATAAGTCTAATGTCAAAGAGGGCCTCTATGCTTTGGCTTCAAGCGTGTCTCTTTAGTCCACATCCCGAAGCTAGATTTGGCATTGCTTGAGCTAAATGTTTGATATTGGCTTGGTGCCTCTAAGGTCACCATGAGGACCACTATTCCACGACTAACATGGCCTCCTCAACTACATCTTCGCCAACTCTGGCGTTGGCCTCGACCACATCTCCATCGGCTCCAATGCCATTCGAGAGACTCTCTTTGTAGACATTGCGAGCGATGTCGCTCTCCATTCGAGATCTTAAGGGAATTCTCTCGATTGTTGATCCTTGGAGGGATGGCATCCGTCGAACCACTATGCCATGAACTACATCTCGTTGTCAATCAATTGTGAGTCCTCTTAGTAATATCTTCATCGACTTCCCCCTCTAGTCCACATGTCCCATTCATGCTTTCTTCTTGTACATGTCCTAGGTGTTGATTGTGCAACCTCGTATCTCATGCATATCTTACCCAAAAGATCTAATTAGGGTTTCGAAACTAGAACCAAAATTAACGATTCCAGAACTGAAACTAAAATTGAAACTGTCATGGAACCAAAATCATGAGTTTCAAAATTGATTCTGAAATTGCTGGTTAGGTCAAGTCTAAGTGAACGAGCTTCATACTTACTAATTAAGACACATCAATGGGATAACATGGATTCGGGATCCTTAATCCAATagagtttaaaattttaataattaagatAATCAATTATTAACTCCATCATGCATATTCTATATCTTAGTAAAAATTATTAAACAAAAAGATCATCTAAATATTTTGACATACTGCCACGGATGATCATTGTGCACTCATAACACCTTCCTCAATAGACCgttcttgtttttgtttgtttCTATATATATTTGGTCAACCTTGAAAACTATAAGCAGGAATAGTTTAAAAGGTTGTAAAGTGACTACTCATTAGAATGGATAAAATTATCTCAAAATGGTCTAGTTTTCGTGTGTTAGTCATTGCCTATTTTTTGTAGGCTACGATGGGAAGCAAAATATCAATCATCTCAGCACCCCATAACTCGCAAGGTGGCACTTGGCTGGATGGGGTTTTGAGGTAGTATTAGGTATTAATTGGATTTACAAGTCCATATGTTACCTATAAGAACTTACTAACATGTTCAACATCCAGTGAGTCATTGTTTATACACTTGCGATTATTCATTTGCCTTCTAAAATCCTTATTTACtctttcctctcttttctttcttacACTTGCGATTATTTATTTGCCTTCTAAAATCCTTATTTACtctttcctctcttttctttcttgcataccaaCTGTTTGTTGAATTATTGGTAAAGCTATCCTCTTCGCGAGACATTGAGACTTGTTCATCACTCACTTTCAAACTAATTAATTTGTTCTTTTATAAGTCTTTCGGGATCTAAGCGAGGTTGCAATTAGGCTGATCCTTTGTAGACGAATAATACAAGGGtgtctcatgacttaggcaattacaACTAAATCCGTGACATTATAGTATTATAGCAGGCAAGCAATGAGAAAACAACAAAAGTTTTATAATCTCACCATGGTGAACTATTATagcaaattgagcatgatgaggcAAGCCAAACCATTGCCCTAAGTAATCGTATGTGGGTTCCAAGTATAAACTTGCTCTCAAACTATTGGATCCGCTCAAAAGGAACAAATAAGATGAGCaataagttggctactctccatgAGTGGAGGAAGTACAATCCGAAGCACCAATAGGGAAAAGAAACCATAAGAAGAGTCTTACAGTTACAGAAACCACCTTAACGTTTTTAAAGTGAGTCTAGAGGAACTCTACTAAGGCCAATAAAAGCTTCTTGTGGTAGAGAACTCACACGAGGAGGTGAAATCTCATATTGACAAGGTCGAGTCCTGAGTAGATCAATTGACGGAAGACACCTAAGACTCCATACAACACCTATACAAAGTCGTGGTGGAACTCATGTCCATGATTATATTGCTCACAAGGGCTCTTAATGCGAGAGGGAGTAACACTTGTATTGCTCCATCACAAAACTTGAGGACACCCAAGTCGCATAGCTTGGTTGCAAAGGAGCTTAAGAATTTTTTAttcgatatggaacaatacttctgAGATATAATGTTCGATTCTAaagaaatcaaagttttaataaaaatcatatatctGAATGAGGATGCAAAACTTCAGTGGTGAATGTAttgggaagagatccaacaaggttggtGTCAAGTGGACACATGGAAGGACTTGaaacgggagttgagaactcagttcctacccaaGAACACAGAGTTCATTGCAAGAAGGAAATTGAGATAACTCaaccaaagtacttccattcagGACTATGTCAAGTAATTTTCTACACTGATGTTAGACATATAAGACATGTTTGAAAAagataagttgttcagcttcctcgatggcctaAACTCGTAAGCACAACAGAAATTGcattgaaggaatgtcaccgatgtagtcggggcaattgcaaCTACGAAAAGATTCACCGACTTTGTTTTCTTGAATGACTTAGGGAAGAAGAAACAATCTTCGAAAAATCACTCATTTAAGTATTCTTGAAGGAATGAGTTtgaaagtgagaaaaaaaaaagttctcaTAAAGGGTCAACTTCAAAAGGCAAAGCCCCAAAACCAGACATATGCTTTTTATGCAGAGAACCACATATGAGGGAGTGTCTATAAAAGCAAGCACTAAATGCATTGACAGTATTAATCCTTCCGCTCAGGTCAGACAATGGCAAGGTCATCACCCTTAGTTCTAGTAGTTTGGAATCTAGCAATGACAATAAAGTCGTAAGGGCCTCATATGAAAGCAATGTGTTTGTTGATGTGTTTGTTGAACAcattgcggggtcaagtgggggagaacatgaagacaaagccaCAAAAAGCAAAGAGCAACAAGCTGATGCACGTGGAGATCAAACTAAATGGTCGAATAACCCATGCAATCGTGGACACAAGTGCTACCCACAATTTTATTATCGATCGATAAGTAAGGTAACTTCGGCTAAACTTAGAGAAGAACCTAAATCAAATGAAGGCTATGAACTCGAAGGCTAAGCAGATCTCTAGATTGACAAAAAAGATCCCTATTAAGATTGGAACGTGGAGTAGAAGCATAAATATGATAGTGGTGCTGTTAGACGGCTTCCAAGTGATCATCGGAATGAAGTTCATGCACATaatgaagttggtgccaatgtcattcCTGAACTTCTTATGTTTGATGAGAGGTGATGACCCCGATATAGTTTTAGTTTCTAGAGGAGGAACTAAGGACCCACAACAAATATCTACTTTACAATTGAAGAAGgtggtgcgaaaaggtgaattaactttcgtAGCCATACTAAAATTAGAGCCACTTGATGTAGAGGTCACTAATGAACCTATTATTGTGACAGATGTTTTGAATAAGTTCACCAACGTTATGCCACTTGAGTTGCCAAAAACTCTACCGCCACATAGAGGTGTGGATCATCACGTTGAGTTAGAGTTGGGAGTAAAGCCTCCAGTGAGACCACCATACTGCATGGCCCCTCTAAAGTTAGTAGAGCTCCAATCTTTTTCCAAAAGCATCATTCAGAGCTCCAGTCCTTTTCTAAAGAAGAAGTAAACAAATTTGAGAAGACGACCACAAGAGTTTAAAGCAAATGACTTGGtattggtgaagctccaaccaacatcactctAGTTCTTTAGGCATAAAATGCAAAAGAGACTAGTGCAcaagtatgaaggacccttcTCAATTATCAACAAGGTAAGCAATGTCTCATATAAGTTGCGGCTGTCGCGATGGCAAAAAAT
Coding sequences within:
- the LOC103983220 gene encoding glycine-rich protein 2, translated to MEQANDRSRGTVKWFNNTKGFGFISPDDGGEDLFVHQSSIKAEGYRTLTEGEIVEFMVTEGDDGRIKAVDVTGPDGSNVQGGGGGGGDGRREGFGGGRGGGSWGGGYGGGRGRGGGSYGGGGACYNCGETGHFAKDCHQGSGGGGAACYNCGEMGHLARDCSQGGGSGGRRYGGGGGGTDRSCYNCGEMGHIARECPGKV
- the LOC135584604 gene encoding acyl-CoA-binding domain-containing protein 3-like, which gives rise to MEFFLELLVTALISVLLAFIISKIAAAAAADDADLPEDKSEVVPLTVDVGPRLQEASYVGRGFDLDPIEEETEEWEERSGVALAEYNRLELVVADAEEQRLGQEVSGFVLEKEIIEEESTKKKEDDEAEIRMIVDGLVKQEERFDKDEANVGGAVEKVVELGGEYAAEVEDVKVLNEEKGTSFLDGEDDWEGIERSELEKLFGEATEFVHIKKGGDAVLKLNNEAQMQLYGLQKIATEGPCNAQQPMALRVSARSKWHAWQRLGNMNPEVAMEQYVCLLTENIPGWMAERHNEETKGCDGNSPLAAEASGTGQHDSKAYVHHKSETERLPTDSSSIRGATHNVDTGP